Proteins encoded by one window of Heterodontus francisci isolate sHetFra1 chromosome 12, sHetFra1.hap1, whole genome shotgun sequence:
- the LOC137375575 gene encoding lateral signaling target protein 2 homolog isoform X2, with amino-acid sequence MLPAAVKRWLHKPKRSNPHPLAQFFYADKEVTQVMTELNNVNLHSDPQLYMVQLNNLRTRQDHMLQIINQIMDNCIPDERPNRDFHIKFPDEVLQEHLGVQLWFAAECLVAGSLIEVHESEMLLLCPLAEDLLHSLEEVRYLLREQCLSDYTTYTDDIKAALVRFDRLFAEFELRALKLGYLTQDMIDGLEPVLMFTIPRLAIICGLMIYPEGPLNLQQQPDDMSKLFKPFYTLLQKIRDLLYVLTEEELSLLEKSLCAVESEDFFNAHTMLSSLSSLHNSTLHLEGLDESTYADGVSSIQRNSEELDQLKLIVHQTTNEVYSQLSNSNASSSLKQTPNEITGSLEASNLKLERENEIWGQEFGWDTNDSTLENAQNQNEKTLADSSESSLLASTDSLTNSNGIQHFSVVEHNLDSETDHPESVGGLEAMGASAFNVIQTHYFTDTPDISCGPTTSEQDHVAHSLNAFSSCEHTLKQKSGASSSLGTSPRKEHMEGVEKQSKMKNISCEMTQQDSCGGRISNTCMVTEDPHRNNTRVSEGENESHVMDSETVKHAVQAMRAVVREEIRSRYHSSSDMLHRLFVCISGVADQLQTNFAGDLRRILKIVFEIVTSTPEKNEDIKEEEEEAEEKHVNPEPSLEDCVLCQESHSHSSRTSNLNSTKLEVPPEWIADSACHQCMSCKAPFTIIRRRHHCRNCGKIFCSRCSSQSAPLPWYGRMKPVRVCTHCYTFHLTPCYSNTSAC; translated from the exons AGGTCGAACCCACATCCATTGGCTCAGTTCTTCTATGCAGATAAGGAAGTGACTCAAGTGATGACTGAGCTGAATAATGTGAATCTGCACAGTGACCCCCAACTGTATATGGTACAACTAAATAATCTTCGAACCAGACAG GACCACATGCTACAGATAATTAATCAGATCATGGACAACTGTATCCCCGACGAGCGACCAAATCGAGATTTCCACATTAAGTTTCCAGATGAGGTTTTACAGGAACACCTAGGAGTACAGCTGTGGTTTGCTGCTGAG TgtttagtagctggttccctcatcGAAGTGCATGAATCCGAAATGCTTCTGTTGTGCCCGCTGGCGGAGGACCTCCTGCACAGTCTGGAGGAGGTGCGCTACCTTCTCCGGGAACAGTGTCTCTCTGATTACACTACCTATACAGATGACATCAAAGCAGCTCTTGTTCGGTTTGATAGGCTCTTCGCTGAGTTTGAGTTAAG GGCATTGAAGCTGGGTTACCTGACTCAAGACATGATTGATGGTTTAGAGCCTGTACTTATGTTTACCATTCCACGCCTTGCTATCATTTG TGGGCTGATGATCTACCCAGAAGGACCTCTCAACCTACAGCAGCAGCCAGATGACATGTCCAAGCTTTTTAAACCTTTCTACACTCTCCTGCAAAAAATAAG GGACTTACTTTATGTCCTCACAGAAGAAGAACTCTCTTTATTGGAGAAGAGCCTCTGTGCTGTAGAATCTGAAGATTTCTTCAATGCCCACACAATGTTGTCCAGCCTTTCATCCCTACACAACAGCACATTGCATCTTGAAGGGCTTGATGAATCAACATACGCAGATGGGGTTTCGTCTATTCAACGTAATTCAGAGGAACTTGACCAGTTAAAATTGATTGTCCACCAAACAACCAATGAGGTGTATTCTCAGCTGTCTAACTCCAATGCGTCCAGTTCACTCAAGCAAACTCCAAATGAAATAACGGGTTCTTTGGAAGCTTCTAACCTTAAACTTGAGAGAGAAAATGAAATATGGGGACAAGAGTTTGGATGGGACACCAATGACAGCACACTGGAGAATGCACAGAATCAAAATGAAAAAACCTTAGCGGATAGTTCCGAGTCGTCGTTACTCGCTTCTACTGACAGCCTGACCAATTCCAATGGCATTCAGCACTTTAGTGTTGTAGAACATAACCTTGATTCAGAAACTGACCATCCAGAATCAGTTGGTGGGCTTGAAGCAATGGGAGCATCTGCATTTAATGTCATCCAAACTCATTATTTTACTGATACTCCAGATATAAGCTGTGGACCAACTACCTCTGAACAAGACCATGTTGCCCATTCATTAAATGCTTTTTCTTCTTGTGAGCACACTCTAAAGCAAAAATCTGGGGCTTCATCTTCTCTGGGAACAAGTCCAAGAAAAGAACATATGGAAGGAGTTGAGAAGCAAAGTAAAATGAAAAACATCAGCTGTGAAATGACACAACAGGACAGTTGTGGTGGAAGAATCTCAAATACTTGTATGGTGACTGAAGATCCACACAGGAATAACACCAG AGTGTCTGAAGGAGAGAATGAGTCCCATGTCATGGATAGTGAAACAGTAAAGCACGCAGTCCAGGCTATGAGGGCGGTAGTAAGGGAAGAAATCAGATCACGGTACCACAGCAGTAGTGACATGCTTCATCGTCTCTTTGTTTGTATCTCAG GTGTAGCAGACCAACTTCAGACTAACTTCGCAGGAGACCTGCGGCGGATTTTAAAGATTGTCTTTGAAATTGTAACATCAACGCCAGAAAAGAATGAGGACattaaagaagaagaagaagaagcag AAGAGAAGCATGTTAATCCAGAGCCCTCCTTGGAAGATTGTGTGCTGTGTCAGGAATCCCATTCCCACTCATCTAGGACTTCCAATTTAAACAGCACCAAACTGGAAG TGCCCCCAGAGTGGATTGCAGACTCCGCCTGTCACCAATGCATGTCTTGTAAAGCACCATTTACGATCATCAGGAGGCGGCATCACTGCAGGAACTGTGGAAAG
- the LOC137375575 gene encoding lateral signaling target protein 2 homolog isoform X1 → MLPAAVKRWLHKPKRSNPHPLAQFFYADKEVTQVMTELNNVNLHSDPQLYMVQLNNLRTRQDHMLQIINQIMDNCIPDERPNRDFHIKFPDEVLQEHLGVQLWFAAECLVAGSLIEVHESEMLLLCPLAEDLLHSLEEVRYLLREQCLSDYTTYTDDIKAALVRFDRLFAEFELRYVSAVVPIKSPEELFNQQQIIVLFCETIARALKLGYLTQDMIDGLEPVLMFTIPRLAIICGLMIYPEGPLNLQQQPDDMSKLFKPFYTLLQKIRDLLYVLTEEELSLLEKSLCAVESEDFFNAHTMLSSLSSLHNSTLHLEGLDESTYADGVSSIQRNSEELDQLKLIVHQTTNEVYSQLSNSNASSSLKQTPNEITGSLEASNLKLERENEIWGQEFGWDTNDSTLENAQNQNEKTLADSSESSLLASTDSLTNSNGIQHFSVVEHNLDSETDHPESVGGLEAMGASAFNVIQTHYFTDTPDISCGPTTSEQDHVAHSLNAFSSCEHTLKQKSGASSSLGTSPRKEHMEGVEKQSKMKNISCEMTQQDSCGGRISNTCMVTEDPHRNNTRVSEGENESHVMDSETVKHAVQAMRAVVREEIRSRYHSSSDMLHRLFVCISGVADQLQTNFAGDLRRILKIVFEIVTSTPEKNEDIKEEEEEAEEKHVNPEPSLEDCVLCQESHSHSSRTSNLNSTKLEVPPEWIADSACHQCMSCKAPFTIIRRRHHCRNCGKIFCSRCSSQSAPLPWYGRMKPVRVCTHCYTFHLTPCYSNTSAC, encoded by the exons AGGTCGAACCCACATCCATTGGCTCAGTTCTTCTATGCAGATAAGGAAGTGACTCAAGTGATGACTGAGCTGAATAATGTGAATCTGCACAGTGACCCCCAACTGTATATGGTACAACTAAATAATCTTCGAACCAGACAG GACCACATGCTACAGATAATTAATCAGATCATGGACAACTGTATCCCCGACGAGCGACCAAATCGAGATTTCCACATTAAGTTTCCAGATGAGGTTTTACAGGAACACCTAGGAGTACAGCTGTGGTTTGCTGCTGAG TgtttagtagctggttccctcatcGAAGTGCATGAATCCGAAATGCTTCTGTTGTGCCCGCTGGCGGAGGACCTCCTGCACAGTCTGGAGGAGGTGCGCTACCTTCTCCGGGAACAGTGTCTCTCTGATTACACTACCTATACAGATGACATCAAAGCAGCTCTTGTTCGGTTTGATAGGCTCTTCGCTGAGTTTGAGTTAAG GTATGTTTCAGCAGTGGTTCCCATCAAATCTCCTGAGGAGCTCTTCAATCAGCAGCAAATTATTGTGCTCTTCTGTGAAACAATAGCTAG GGCATTGAAGCTGGGTTACCTGACTCAAGACATGATTGATGGTTTAGAGCCTGTACTTATGTTTACCATTCCACGCCTTGCTATCATTTG TGGGCTGATGATCTACCCAGAAGGACCTCTCAACCTACAGCAGCAGCCAGATGACATGTCCAAGCTTTTTAAACCTTTCTACACTCTCCTGCAAAAAATAAG GGACTTACTTTATGTCCTCACAGAAGAAGAACTCTCTTTATTGGAGAAGAGCCTCTGTGCTGTAGAATCTGAAGATTTCTTCAATGCCCACACAATGTTGTCCAGCCTTTCATCCCTACACAACAGCACATTGCATCTTGAAGGGCTTGATGAATCAACATACGCAGATGGGGTTTCGTCTATTCAACGTAATTCAGAGGAACTTGACCAGTTAAAATTGATTGTCCACCAAACAACCAATGAGGTGTATTCTCAGCTGTCTAACTCCAATGCGTCCAGTTCACTCAAGCAAACTCCAAATGAAATAACGGGTTCTTTGGAAGCTTCTAACCTTAAACTTGAGAGAGAAAATGAAATATGGGGACAAGAGTTTGGATGGGACACCAATGACAGCACACTGGAGAATGCACAGAATCAAAATGAAAAAACCTTAGCGGATAGTTCCGAGTCGTCGTTACTCGCTTCTACTGACAGCCTGACCAATTCCAATGGCATTCAGCACTTTAGTGTTGTAGAACATAACCTTGATTCAGAAACTGACCATCCAGAATCAGTTGGTGGGCTTGAAGCAATGGGAGCATCTGCATTTAATGTCATCCAAACTCATTATTTTACTGATACTCCAGATATAAGCTGTGGACCAACTACCTCTGAACAAGACCATGTTGCCCATTCATTAAATGCTTTTTCTTCTTGTGAGCACACTCTAAAGCAAAAATCTGGGGCTTCATCTTCTCTGGGAACAAGTCCAAGAAAAGAACATATGGAAGGAGTTGAGAAGCAAAGTAAAATGAAAAACATCAGCTGTGAAATGACACAACAGGACAGTTGTGGTGGAAGAATCTCAAATACTTGTATGGTGACTGAAGATCCACACAGGAATAACACCAG AGTGTCTGAAGGAGAGAATGAGTCCCATGTCATGGATAGTGAAACAGTAAAGCACGCAGTCCAGGCTATGAGGGCGGTAGTAAGGGAAGAAATCAGATCACGGTACCACAGCAGTAGTGACATGCTTCATCGTCTCTTTGTTTGTATCTCAG GTGTAGCAGACCAACTTCAGACTAACTTCGCAGGAGACCTGCGGCGGATTTTAAAGATTGTCTTTGAAATTGTAACATCAACGCCAGAAAAGAATGAGGACattaaagaagaagaagaagaagcag AAGAGAAGCATGTTAATCCAGAGCCCTCCTTGGAAGATTGTGTGCTGTGTCAGGAATCCCATTCCCACTCATCTAGGACTTCCAATTTAAACAGCACCAAACTGGAAG TGCCCCCAGAGTGGATTGCAGACTCCGCCTGTCACCAATGCATGTCTTGTAAAGCACCATTTACGATCATCAGGAGGCGGCATCACTGCAGGAACTGTGGAAAG
- the LOC137375575 gene encoding lateral signaling target protein 2 homolog isoform X4, protein MLPAAVKRWLHKPKRSNPHPLAQFFYADKEVTQVMTELNNVNLHSDPQLYMVQLNNLRTRQDHMLQIINQIMDNCIPDERPNRDFHIKFPDEVLQEHLGVQLWFAAECLVAGSLIEVHESEMLLLCPLAEDLLHSLEEVRYLLREQCLSDYTTYTDDIKAALVRFDRLFAEFELRYVSAVVPIKSPEELFNQQQIIVLFCETIARALKLGYLTQDMIDGLEPVLMFTIPRLAIICGLMIYPEGPLNLQQQPDDMSKLFKPFYTLLQKIRDLLYVLTEEELSLLEKSLCAVESEDFFNAHTMLSSLSSLHNSTLHLEGLDESTYADGVSSIQRNSEELDQLKLIVHQTTNEVYSQLSNSNASSSLKQTPNEITGSLEASNLKLERENEIWGQEFGWDTNDSTLENAQNQNEKTLADSSESSLLASTDSLTNSNGIQHFSVVEHNLDSETDHPESVGGLEAMGASAFNVIQTHYFTDTPDISCGPTTSEQDHVAHSLNAFSSCEHTLKQKSGASSSLGTSPRKEHMEGVEKQSKMKNISCEMTQQDSCGGRISNTCMVTEDPHRNNTRCSRPTSD, encoded by the exons AGGTCGAACCCACATCCATTGGCTCAGTTCTTCTATGCAGATAAGGAAGTGACTCAAGTGATGACTGAGCTGAATAATGTGAATCTGCACAGTGACCCCCAACTGTATATGGTACAACTAAATAATCTTCGAACCAGACAG GACCACATGCTACAGATAATTAATCAGATCATGGACAACTGTATCCCCGACGAGCGACCAAATCGAGATTTCCACATTAAGTTTCCAGATGAGGTTTTACAGGAACACCTAGGAGTACAGCTGTGGTTTGCTGCTGAG TgtttagtagctggttccctcatcGAAGTGCATGAATCCGAAATGCTTCTGTTGTGCCCGCTGGCGGAGGACCTCCTGCACAGTCTGGAGGAGGTGCGCTACCTTCTCCGGGAACAGTGTCTCTCTGATTACACTACCTATACAGATGACATCAAAGCAGCTCTTGTTCGGTTTGATAGGCTCTTCGCTGAGTTTGAGTTAAG GTATGTTTCAGCAGTGGTTCCCATCAAATCTCCTGAGGAGCTCTTCAATCAGCAGCAAATTATTGTGCTCTTCTGTGAAACAATAGCTAG GGCATTGAAGCTGGGTTACCTGACTCAAGACATGATTGATGGTTTAGAGCCTGTACTTATGTTTACCATTCCACGCCTTGCTATCATTTG TGGGCTGATGATCTACCCAGAAGGACCTCTCAACCTACAGCAGCAGCCAGATGACATGTCCAAGCTTTTTAAACCTTTCTACACTCTCCTGCAAAAAATAAG GGACTTACTTTATGTCCTCACAGAAGAAGAACTCTCTTTATTGGAGAAGAGCCTCTGTGCTGTAGAATCTGAAGATTTCTTCAATGCCCACACAATGTTGTCCAGCCTTTCATCCCTACACAACAGCACATTGCATCTTGAAGGGCTTGATGAATCAACATACGCAGATGGGGTTTCGTCTATTCAACGTAATTCAGAGGAACTTGACCAGTTAAAATTGATTGTCCACCAAACAACCAATGAGGTGTATTCTCAGCTGTCTAACTCCAATGCGTCCAGTTCACTCAAGCAAACTCCAAATGAAATAACGGGTTCTTTGGAAGCTTCTAACCTTAAACTTGAGAGAGAAAATGAAATATGGGGACAAGAGTTTGGATGGGACACCAATGACAGCACACTGGAGAATGCACAGAATCAAAATGAAAAAACCTTAGCGGATAGTTCCGAGTCGTCGTTACTCGCTTCTACTGACAGCCTGACCAATTCCAATGGCATTCAGCACTTTAGTGTTGTAGAACATAACCTTGATTCAGAAACTGACCATCCAGAATCAGTTGGTGGGCTTGAAGCAATGGGAGCATCTGCATTTAATGTCATCCAAACTCATTATTTTACTGATACTCCAGATATAAGCTGTGGACCAACTACCTCTGAACAAGACCATGTTGCCCATTCATTAAATGCTTTTTCTTCTTGTGAGCACACTCTAAAGCAAAAATCTGGGGCTTCATCTTCTCTGGGAACAAGTCCAAGAAAAGAACATATGGAAGGAGTTGAGAAGCAAAGTAAAATGAAAAACATCAGCTGTGAAATGACACAACAGGACAGTTGTGGTGGAAGAATCTCAAATACTTGTATGGTGACTGAAGATCCACACAGGAATAACACCAG GTGTAGCAGACCAACTTCAGACTAA
- the LOC137375575 gene encoding lateral signaling target protein 2 homolog isoform X3, protein MLPAAVKRWLHKPKRSNPHPLAQFFYADKEVTQVMTELNNVNLHSDPQLYMVQLNNLRTRQDHMLQIINQIMDNCIPDERPNRDFHIKFPDEVLQEHLGVQLWFAAECLVAGSLIEVHESEMLLLCPLAEDLLHSLEEVRYLLREQCLSDYTTYTDDIKAALVRFDRLFAEFELRYVSAVVPIKSPEELFNQQQIIVLFCETIARALKLGYLTQDMIDGLEPVLMFTIPRLAIICGLMIYPEGPLNLQQQPDDMSKLFKPFYTLLQKIRDLLYVLTEEELSLLEKSLCAVESEDFFNAHTMLSSLSSLHNSTLHLEGLDESTYADGVSSIQRNSEELDQLKLIVHQTTNEVYSQLSNSNASSSLKQTPNEITGSLEASNLKLERENEIWGQEFGWDTNDSTLENAQNQNEKTLADSSESSLLASTDSLTNSNGIQHFSVVEHNLDSETDHPESVGGLEAMGASAFNVIQTHYFTDTPDISCGPTTSEQDHVAHSLNAFSSCEHTLKQKSGASSSLGTSPRKEHMEGVEKQSKMKNISCEMTQQDSCGGRISNTCMVTEDPHRNNTRWPISFFLS, encoded by the exons AGGTCGAACCCACATCCATTGGCTCAGTTCTTCTATGCAGATAAGGAAGTGACTCAAGTGATGACTGAGCTGAATAATGTGAATCTGCACAGTGACCCCCAACTGTATATGGTACAACTAAATAATCTTCGAACCAGACAG GACCACATGCTACAGATAATTAATCAGATCATGGACAACTGTATCCCCGACGAGCGACCAAATCGAGATTTCCACATTAAGTTTCCAGATGAGGTTTTACAGGAACACCTAGGAGTACAGCTGTGGTTTGCTGCTGAG TgtttagtagctggttccctcatcGAAGTGCATGAATCCGAAATGCTTCTGTTGTGCCCGCTGGCGGAGGACCTCCTGCACAGTCTGGAGGAGGTGCGCTACCTTCTCCGGGAACAGTGTCTCTCTGATTACACTACCTATACAGATGACATCAAAGCAGCTCTTGTTCGGTTTGATAGGCTCTTCGCTGAGTTTGAGTTAAG GTATGTTTCAGCAGTGGTTCCCATCAAATCTCCTGAGGAGCTCTTCAATCAGCAGCAAATTATTGTGCTCTTCTGTGAAACAATAGCTAG GGCATTGAAGCTGGGTTACCTGACTCAAGACATGATTGATGGTTTAGAGCCTGTACTTATGTTTACCATTCCACGCCTTGCTATCATTTG TGGGCTGATGATCTACCCAGAAGGACCTCTCAACCTACAGCAGCAGCCAGATGACATGTCCAAGCTTTTTAAACCTTTCTACACTCTCCTGCAAAAAATAAG GGACTTACTTTATGTCCTCACAGAAGAAGAACTCTCTTTATTGGAGAAGAGCCTCTGTGCTGTAGAATCTGAAGATTTCTTCAATGCCCACACAATGTTGTCCAGCCTTTCATCCCTACACAACAGCACATTGCATCTTGAAGGGCTTGATGAATCAACATACGCAGATGGGGTTTCGTCTATTCAACGTAATTCAGAGGAACTTGACCAGTTAAAATTGATTGTCCACCAAACAACCAATGAGGTGTATTCTCAGCTGTCTAACTCCAATGCGTCCAGTTCACTCAAGCAAACTCCAAATGAAATAACGGGTTCTTTGGAAGCTTCTAACCTTAAACTTGAGAGAGAAAATGAAATATGGGGACAAGAGTTTGGATGGGACACCAATGACAGCACACTGGAGAATGCACAGAATCAAAATGAAAAAACCTTAGCGGATAGTTCCGAGTCGTCGTTACTCGCTTCTACTGACAGCCTGACCAATTCCAATGGCATTCAGCACTTTAGTGTTGTAGAACATAACCTTGATTCAGAAACTGACCATCCAGAATCAGTTGGTGGGCTTGAAGCAATGGGAGCATCTGCATTTAATGTCATCCAAACTCATTATTTTACTGATACTCCAGATATAAGCTGTGGACCAACTACCTCTGAACAAGACCATGTTGCCCATTCATTAAATGCTTTTTCTTCTTGTGAGCACACTCTAAAGCAAAAATCTGGGGCTTCATCTTCTCTGGGAACAAGTCCAAGAAAAGAACATATGGAAGGAGTTGAGAAGCAAAGTAAAATGAAAAACATCAGCTGTGAAATGACACAACAGGACAGTTGTGGTGGAAGAATCTCAAATACTTGTATGGTGACTGAAGATCCACACAGGAATAACACCAG ATGGCCTATATCATTTTTCCTATCATGA